The genomic DNA TCTCAACATTTGGCCTAATATTAAGGGAATACCGAATTGAGCTCGGTATTAGTCTTATGGAAATGGCAGAGAGAATTGGCTGTTCAGTTTCAACGATCGCACATTATGAAAAAACAGGGAGAGATGTATCTGATGAGCTTGTTGAAAAAATTGCATACTTCCTGAAGTTAAGCCCAAGTAGGAAAGCCTCACTACTTGACGCAAGGAAATTGGATCTCGGAGGAACTCTAATTTCGGAAAATTTGGTGGAGGAGTTTCGGGCTTCACGATCAAGGTACAAAAAATTCGTCGAGAATCCAGGGAAAGGGGGAATCTATTATCTTAGCTCCAAATATCGGGAGGTAAACCATGAGTGACATGCGCGTTTCCCAAAAGAGTTCTTTTGAAATAGAACAGGTTGCGCTTAGCGTCCGTGATTTGTTTGGAATGTACAACGACCACTGCCCAGAGATCGTTTGGGCGTTGGAAGCGAAATTACCCACCATAATAAAAGAATTTGCATTAATTCCGGATGGATCGGCCTTGAGTCCATTTGAAGATGCGAAAACCTTTTATGATCCACTAAGGATTGAATTGCACGAGAGTCTTTATACGGGTGCTCTTTCTGGGGTTCCTCTTGCACGGCACACACTTGGCCACGAAACCGGTCATGTATTTTTGCACAGAGACCAGGCAAAAGCATGGGATATGCGTAGAAAAGAAATCAAGTCTCGTGAGCATAGCGCCGAATGGCAAGCTAACGAATTTTCATACCATTATTTATGTCCCAGACATATTGTTTATCAGTACGAATCGATTGAAGAAATCGAACATTGGCTCAAAGTTCCGCGGAAATTAGCTGAAAGAGCCTTCAAAGAATATTCCACTAAACCGAGGGAAATACCGACATATTTGCGCGATATTCTCGGTTTTTAAGAATCCACCAAAATATGAAGCAGGAATAAAAAATATCGCATATTGGAGGCAGCTACATTCAAGTGGCGGAGTAAAGTTCTGAATTAGCGTCATGACCGCAACGCTTTCTAAAAAATATACTCAATGGGAGTTCAAGACAAATCCGGCTCTCGGGGCAACCCGAAGAGTGACGGCGTAGCGAACGACAAATTATTGTAGGTTCATATTCGCCAACAACTTCCACCAATTGCGGACCTATTCAGAGAAGTCAATTTGGCGTAAAACTGCTCTGAATGCGGCAATTTCACCATGGTCCGCAACGGCACCTGCCTGAAATGCGACACCTGCGGCGGCACCAGCGGCTGCAGCTGATAACCACACGCTTCGTTCCCGGGCCTGTCCCGGGAACGAAGCGGTTGAATTGCAACGGTAGGAATGGTTGCTTGCCCGGCAGAACTGGGCCCTCGGGACAAGCCCGTGGGCGACGGCGGTGGCGAGGGCAGCGTTTTAATCGGACATCACACCAATCAGCACGTCAGAACACTACGCTCGTCGTTCCCGGGCTTGTCCCGGGAACCCAGCAGTTGATTTGCCACGGTAGGAACAGCAACTGCGCACAGCAGAACTGGACCCTCGGGACAAGCCCGTGGGAGACGGCGGTGGTGAGGGCGTCTTCATCGTACATCACACCGCTCAAGGCTCTTTTGCGCTCCCCAAGCCACCTTCGTCGTTCCCGGGCTTGTCCCGGGAATACAGCGGTTGATTTGCAATAGTGGCGCAAGCGCCTATCTGAACAGGCTGATAGAGGATGGTGGAAGTTTTTTTACATTTCCTGACGCAGCCAACAGGTGCCTGACGCCCATGAAAAATCAATATCGCGAGTGGCTTCCATCATGACCAACCGGCTTGAAATCATTCTGGCCCTTGTATTTCTCTCGGCAATCACGGCCGCGCCGGCTTTGGCACAGCTTGATGAAGCGGCTTCGTTGCCCACCGGCAGCTGCGAAACCGTGCATTTTGACGGTACCCGCTACACGGTCTGTGGCTTTGATCCGACTACCCATGATATCCGGGCCCACCGGCAGCTGCGAAACCGTGCGCTTTGACGGCACCCGCTACACGGTCTGTGGCTTTGATCCGACGACCCATGATATCCGGCTGTTTCACCGGGATGATAACGGCACCGGGTTCGCGGATTTCGCCGCATTGGAGACATTTCTCGACAGCGAGGGACTGCAACTGAGTTTCGCCATGAATGCCGGCATGTATCACGCCGACAGAGACCCGGTCGGGCTGTATGTCGAGCAGGGCATCGAACGCAGTCCGGTCAACCAGAACGAGGGTCCCGGCAACTTCCACCTGCTGCCGAACGGTGTTTTCTATCTGGTGGGCAGCGCCGCCGGCATTCTGGAAACGCAAGCCTATCTGACCTCAGGGATTGAACCGGACTTTGCCACCCAGTCCGGGCCGATGCTGATTATCGATGGCGAGCTGCATCCGCGCTTCTTGCAGGACGGCACCTCGCGCAAAATCAGAAATGGCGTCGGCATCGCCGCTGACGGTCGCACAATTGTGTTTGCACTCAGTGAAGACCGGGTGAATTTTTATGATTTCGCCCGGCTGTTCCGCGACCGGTTCGGCGCGAAAAATGCGCTGTATCTTGATGGCTCGATTTCACGGCTTTATATCCGCGATCTGGAACGCAGCGATCCCGGCCGGGCAATGGGGCCGATTGTCGGCGTGGTGGCAACAAAGCCGGCACCGTGATCTGCTGAACCCGCTGCGCCGCAGCCGCTGAGCTTGTGCAATCAACAGTGCATCAAAAAGGTGTCAGCCTTTAGCCTATGCGTCTTCGCTCATCGCGGATTCCAACTCGTCCGACAGCGAAAGCCATTCCTCTTCCGTGCTCATCAGCAACTTTTGCGCATCAGCGCGGAATTTGGAAAGTGCGGAAACCCGTCCAGGGTCGTTGGTATAAAGATCAGGGTCGGCCAGTGCCTTTTCTGCGCGGGCTATTTCCTGATTCAATTTCGCAATTTGTGCTTCCAGGCCTTTGATTTTCTTGCGCATTGGAGCCAGGGCTTCACGTTTCTGCGCCGCATCGCGGCGGCGCTCCTGGGCGGATATCGCCGGGCGTGCCGGAGCCTGTGCAAGCTCGGTCTCGACAATTTCGGTTTCCGCAGTTGCAGCGGGCGTGTTGGCGCTTTTGCCGCTTAAGATCAGGCGGCGATATTCATCCATATCGCCTTCGAACGGCGCAATAGTGCCATCGGCCACCAACCACAGCCGGTCAACACTTGCATCAAGCAGCGAGCGGTCATGGCTGACGATCACCACAGCGCCGGGATAGTCGTTCAGCGCCTTAACCAGGGCCTGCCGGCTGTCGATGTCGAGATGGTTGGTCGGCTCATCCAGAATCAGCAGATGCGGCCCGTCAAAGGTTGCCAGTCCCAGCATCAGGCGTGCCTTTTCACCACCGGAAAGCTTCGCAACCTTCGTATCCATCTTGTCAGAGCCAAGGCCCATTTGCGCGACACGGGAACGGACCTTGGATTCATGCGCCTGGGGCATCAGCGGCCGGACATGTTCGAATGCTGATTGGGCGGGTTTCAGCTCATCCAGCTGGTGTTGCGCAAAATACGCCACTTTCAGCTTTGAAGGCTTTGTAATGGTGCCGGTTTCGGCGTTGAGACGCTCGGCGAGCAATTTGGCGAAGGTGGATTTACCGTTACCGTTCTGCCCCAGCAGCCCGATCCGGTCATCATCATCAATCCGCAGATTGATGTTTTTCAACACCGGCTCACCGGGCGTGTAGCCCACCGAAACCTGTTCAAAATGCATGATCGGCGGCGCCAGAACCTTTTCCGGCGGCGGAAACCGGATCGGCAGGCTGGTCTCGTCAATCAGCGTGGTGGCCGTACCCATTTTCTCCAGCGCTTTCAGCCGCGATTGTGCTTGTTTTGCCTTGGAAGCCTTGTAGCGGAAGCGCTCGACGAAGGCTTCCATATGCTTGCGCGCTGCATCATGCTTGACCTTGCCCTTTTCCAGCAACAGCTGCTTTTCGCGCCGCGTTTTTTCAAACACGTCATAGCCACCGCGATAAGCGGTGATGTTGCGATGCTCCAGATGGGCGATCATCTCCACGGATTCATTGAGCAATTCGCGGTCATGGCTGATGATGATGATCGTGTGCGGATATTTCTTCAGATAGGCCTGAAGCCATAAGGTGCCTTCCAGATCGAGATAATTGGTCGGCTCATCCAGCAGCAGCAGATCGGGGGCGGAGAACAGCACCGCCGCCAGGGCGACGCGCATCCGCCAGCCACCGGAAAAATCGGAGCAGGGGCGTAGTTGCGCTGCAGCGTCGAACCCAAGCCCGGAGAGAATGGTGCCGGCGCGCGCTTCGGCGGAATAGGCATCGATATCGCCAAGGCGTGTATAGATGTCGGAAATGCGGTGAGGGTCTGTAGCCGTCTCCGCTTCTTCAAGCAGGGCGCTGCGTTCCTTGTCGGCCCGCAATACGAATTCCAGCAGACTGTCCGGCCCGCCCGGGGCCTCCTGTGCCACCTGCCCGACGCGGGCATTGCGCACCAGATTGATGCTGCCGCTTTCCGGCGCAAGATCGCCAGTAATGAGTTTGAACAGCGTCGTCTTGCCGGTGCCGTTCTTGCCCACCAGGCCGATTTTGGTGCCGGTCGGCACAGATAGGGAGGCGTCTTCCAGCAGAAGACGGCCAGCCATACGATAGGTCAGGGAATTGATGCTTAACATGTGGCGAGCTTGTGCCGTGCGCGCAGCGGAAAATCAAGAGCCAGTTCGGTATCAGCCCCGCAAAAACCGGATTTGCGGCCACTTTCACCAAAAGCGCTCTGAATGGCCGGTTGATTGAAGATCGCAACACTGGCATCAACGCGGCTGCAGAATATCCCGGAGATTTTTGGTGACCATCAGGCTTTATGATCTATGCGGACGCGACACATCCCGCCGTTTCAGCCCCTATTGCTGGCGTATAAAAAAGGCGCTGGATCATAAGAAGCTTGCCTATGAAACCATCGCCGTTCCGTTCACAGCGATTGCCGGGATTGAAGGCAATGATGCCAAAACCGTGCCGATGCTGTGCGATGGCGACAGATCCATAACCGATTCCTTTGCCATAGCCGAGTATCTCGATGAGGCCTATCCGCAGACGCCGAAGCTGATTGACGGCGCGCAGGCCCGCGCCATGAGCCGGTTTGTTGAAGCGTGGACCTATTCGGCCCTGCATCCGGGCATAGTCCGCATGGTGGCGAAGGATATTCATGACATTCTTGATGCTGAGAACCAGGCCTATTTTCGCAAGAGCCGTGAGAAGTCGCTGAAGACCACCCTGGAACAGCTCCATGCGGACCGGGACCGGCACAGGCAGGGTTTTCAGACCAATCTGTTGGCGCTTGATCTGATGTTGCGCCGGCAACCCTTTATCGGAGGCGCGACACCGAATTTCGCGGATTTCATTGTTTATGGCTCGCTGAAATGGCCAGCTGCCTGTAGCGATTATGATGTATTGCCGCAAAAACCGCGTATCCTGGACTGGTATGCCCATCTGGATACCTGATTCACAGCTTTTCCAAATTACTTTGCACCAATTGATCCTCCGGCTCAGTCCATCGGCAAGCCGGAGAGCGGACAATGGCGTTGGGTGCCACCGGGCGAATCGGTGAAAGGGGTTGCAGCCGGGTCATTGCAAAGCTAAGAGAGCGCAACCTTGCGCCCCGGCGCTGTCCAGCATCCGCTGTCCCGCTTTCAATCACCGTTAACAACAGAGTTTTGACATGGCTATCGAACGTACTTTCTCAATCATCAAACCAGACGCAACGCGGCGCAACCTCACCGGCAAGGTCATTGCCAAATTTGAAGACGCCGGTCTGCGCGTCATTGCCTCCAAGCGCATTCATATGAGCAAAGCCCAGGCCGAAGGGTTTTATGCTGTGCATAAAGATCGCCCGTTCTTTGGCGAATTGGTTGAATTCATGATTTCCGAGCCGGTTGTGGTTCAGGTTCTGGAAGGCGAAGACGCCATTGCCAGGAACCGCGAAGTGATGGGCGCAACCAACCCGGCGGATGCCGATGCAGGCACTATCCGCAAGGAATTCGCCCTGTCGATCGGAGAAAATTCTGTGCACGGTTCCGATGCACCTGAAACAGCTGCCGAGGAAATCAAATATTTCTTCAGCAATGACGAGATTGTCGGCTGACTTCAGCGACACTACACCACATGCAGGGCGCATTCTTCGCAGATTGCGCCCTTTTTATTGCAACGATCTCAAGCTACTTCATCAACTCGGCATCCCAGAATGCCGCCTCGATCTTGTGGCCATCCAGATCACGCAGAAAGCAGCCATAATAGGACTCGCCATAATGCGGACGCGGGCCCGGTTTGCCTTCAGGCGTGGCACCACGGGCAAGGGCGGTTTCCCAGAAGCCGTGAACCTCGTCCTTGCTGCGGGCAAAAAACCCAATATGGCTTCCGTTACCCACAGAAGGCGCCTTGCCGTTCTGCGGAATCTGAACCCAGAATTCCGGATAGTCCCGCCCATAGGCAACCGCGTCTTTATGGCTCATGATTTTGCGGATTCCCATAGAGCCCAATACCGCATCATAGAATGCAACCGCGCTGGCGAAATCAGCGACGCCGATTGAGACATGAGACATAATGCTTGGGTTTTCTGAGGTGCCGGTCATTCCAAAATCCTCTCATTCGTTGCAAAATCCAATTTACCCGTCCCATACTGACAACATGATGTCAGCATGGTGTGCTATAGAGCGGCCATGAGAAGAGCTGATCGACTTTTACAGATTATCCAGATATTGCGCCGTGCGCGCCGACCTTATCCGGCCAGTGCGATTGCCGAGGAGTTGGAAGTATCCTTACGCACGATATATCGCGATATTGCCGATCTGGCTGGCAACCGCGTGCCAATTCGCGGCGAGGCTGGCGTCGGTTATATTCTGGAGGACGGCTACGATGTGCCGCCGCTGATGTTCACCGCCGCCGAACTGGAGGCGATCATGCTCGGCATGCGCATGGTTCAGGAGCGTGGTGACGATGAACTGAAGCTGGGAGCCCGCGATGCCATCGCCAAAATCGCCGCTGTGCTGCCGGATCATCTCAAGTCAACGTTTATTGATGCCCCGCTTTATGCTGCGGAATACGGCCCGAAAACCACTGACCGGATTGATGTTGCTCAAATCCGCTTTGCCATGCGCGAGCAGCGCAAGCTGAAGCTGGCCTATCGCGACGAAAACGATGTCGCCAGCGAGCGCATCATCTGGCCAATTTCAATCGGCTATTTTCGCGCCGCCAGGGTCGTCGTGTCATGGTGCGAGCTGCGGGTTGATTTCCGCCATTTCCGCACCGACCGGATCGACACAATGGATGTTCTGGAGGAGCGTTATCGCCCAAGGCGCGCCACGCTTTATGCCGATTGGTGGAAACTCCACATCAGGCCGGGCGATGAAAAGTCGTCGGCTCAGATGTCCAGATAGTGATGAAGCGGCTCGCCGGCCTCGTCTGACATAGTGGCTTTTGATCCACCGTCCCAGAACACCCGACCCGCGCACACCGCTGCCAATGCGGGCGCATAAGTCCGGTGTTCGGCAGTCAAAATTCGTTTGCTGAGTGTCGCTTCACTGTCCTGCGGCAGGACCGGCACTGCGGTCTGGACGATGATCGGCCCTGCATCCATATCTTCGCTGACGAAATGCACTGTGCACCCGGAAATCCGCACACCGGCATCCAGCGCCTGTTGCTGTGGCACCAGTCCGGGAAAGCTTGGCAACAGCGAGGGGTGAATGTTCAGCAACCGGCCGCGCCATTTTTGCACGAAGTTCGCCGATAGCAGCCGCATGAACCCGGCGAGGCAGACAAAATCAGCTCCGGCGGTGTTCAGATCATCATTCAGTTCGGCCTCGAATTCGGCCTTGCTGGTAAATTTTCTGTGGTCCACAACCCGCGTGCTGAAGCCATGGTCAGAGGCCCATTGCAGCCCCTTTGCATCCGGGCGGTTGGACAGCACGCGGCACACCTGATAGGCGCTGTCGGTCGTCTCGGCAGCCTGACACAGGGCTTCCATATTGCTGCCCCGTCCGGAGATCAATATGGCAACCTGTTTCATGCGTCGTAGCCGGGCAGGTGGTTGGCATAGATGACCTGTTCTTCGCCGTCGGCCCTGGGCTGAAGTGAGCCCATTTCTACCGGTGTCTCTCCCGCTTCGCGCAACGCGGTGAGGATTTCGTCCCGGTCTTCGGCAGCAATTACGAGCACCAGTCCGATGCCACAGTTGAAAGTCCGCAGCATTTCGCTCTCTTCAACACCGCCGGTTTTGGAAAGCCATTTGAAAACATCCGGATAGGGGATTTCGTCGAGATCAATCCTGGCGCAAAGATCATCGGGCAAGACCCGCGGAATATTTTCCGTGAAGCCGCCGCCAGTAATATGCGCAAGCGCCTTTACCCCGTCACTCCGACGCAGGGTGGAGAGTACCGCTCTGACATAAATCCGGGTTGGCTCCATCAGCACCTCGCCGAGGCTGCGTTCAGCCGCAAACTCTGCCGGTCCGGACAGATCCGCGCCACTGACGGAGAGAATTTTGCGCACCAGTGAAAAACCATTGGAATGAATGCCCGAGGAGGCAAGGCCAAGCAGCAGGTCGCCGGCGGCAATATCGCTGCGTGGCAGGATTTGTCCGCGTTCCACTGCACCCACGCAAAATCCGGCGAGATCATAATCACCATCACGATAAAGGCCGGGCATTTCAGCGGTTTCGCCGCCGATCAGGGCAGCGCCCGCCTGAAGACAGCCATCAGCGATCCCGGCTATGACACTGGCCGCGACACGCCGGTCCAGCTTGCCGCAGGCATAATAATCCAGAAAGAACAGCGGTTCCGCACCCTGCACGATCAGATCATTGACACACATCGCAACCAGATCAATGCCGATGGTCTGATGCCGGTCTGCTTCCACCGCCAGTGCCAGTTTGGTACCGACACCGTCATTTGCAGCGACCAGGATGGGGTCCGTGAAGCCAGCGGCCTTCAGATCGAACAAGCCACCGAACCCGCCCAGTTCAGAATCTGCTCCGGGACGCCGTGTTGCCTTCACCAGAGGTTTGATGTCGTCGACCAGCGCATTGCCGGCGTCAATATCAACGCCTGCATCGCGGTAGGACAGGCCGTTGGAACTGGATTTTTCGGAGTCACCCATGATACGCATCCCGGTGATAATTCATCTGGCGCCGGTGTGCCTGCTCCGGGGCGCGAATTCAAGCCCAGAGTACGTTTTAGGCAACTTAAATCGGGCTTTTACAACGGTTCCGGCACCACCTTTGCGCAAGCCGCATCTGCAGCATTGGCAATGGCACTGCGTATGATAGAAGGAAGGTTCGATCTGTTGTCTGCGGCCTGAAGCCGTTTCAGAAGGATTAGCAATTTGAAGTCCGCTCACTCCCGCTTTGGTCTGTCTGTCGCAATTGCAACCCCGTTTGATGAAAGCGGGGCAATTCAGAAAGACCTGCTGTTTTCCCACGCTGACAAAAGTCTGGCAAATGGCTGTGATTCCATCACATTTTTCGGCACAACCGGGGAGGGGCCGTCTCTCACCGCAGCAGAACGCGCGCAGCTTTTCAAGGACGCTGTCGCCGCAGGCATCGCGGTGGACAAGATGATTGCCGGGGTGATTTGCAACACGGTTGAAGAAGCATGCCGCGAATCTGCCAACGCGCTTGAGGCTGGTGCAAAGGCAGTACTGCTGGCACCGCCGCATTATTTTGCCGGGCTCGAGGAAGACGGCATTTTCGGCTGGTACGAGCGTGTTCTCGCCGGCTTGGGGTCGTCAGCCCGCGATGTTATTCTCTACAACATCCCTTCCTTGACCGGCGTTCCCGTATCCATTGAGACAATTACCAGATTGCGCGACAGGTTCGGCCCGGTTATTCGCGGCATCAAGGATTCCTCGGCGAATTGGCAGAATACAAAGCCGCTGGTGGAAACCCATCATAATATCGATGTGCTGGTTGGTGATGAGCGTCATCTGGCACCGGCGGTGCGGCTTGGAGCGGCAGGGGCGATTGGCGGCCTTGCCAATCTGTTTCCTATGCAGGTTCGCGAACTGACACAGGGCAAGGACAATGATTTCATTTCCCAACTTGTGGAACTGGTGATCAGCGAACAGGTGATTGTCGCGATCAAGACATTGCTGGCAGCGCAAATGTCTGAACCGGTGTGGAATAATGTCCGCTTGCCGCTGACAGGTTTGACCGGCGAACGCCGCGAGGCCCTGTTGGCCCGGTTTGCGGCGCTGAAAGCAAGTTTCGGCATCGACTGAAGCCATATTGCGCCGCAGGCGCGGCCAATCCACGGTGTTGATCCGGGATATGGCCGAACTGGCCAGATTGTGATGAGCTATGCCAGATTGTGATGAGCTATGATTGATGCAGCAGAAAACGGCATTTATCTCGATCCAGATCTGGCTCGGTTTTATGATCTTGCCACCACAGAGCGGGCGGATTTTAATTTTTGCCGGAAAATGGCGGCAACAGCCGCATCCGTGCTGGATCTTGGTTGCGGAACCGGTGAACTGGCGGTGTCCCTGGCCGAAGGTCGCGAAGTTTGCGGTGTCGATCCGGCGTCGGCAATGCTGGAGATTGCACGGGCGCGCGCCGGTGCAGACCAGGTAGACTTCAGTCTCGCAGATGCCCGCAGTGTGCGGTTGTCGAGAAAGTTCGATCTGGTGGTCCTGACCGGTCATTCGTTTCAGGTGTTTCTGACCGACGCCGATCAGATAGCCGTTCTGGCAACCATTGCCGCCCATCTCAATCCCGGCGGGCGGTTTGTGTTTGACAGCCGCAACCTGGCCTTTCCAGGATCAAAGACACGAGACAGCAACACCAATAAACGCCAGCTGCAACATCCCGAAATGGGACCCGTTGAAGCCGGGAACGGATCGGTCTATGACGAGGCCAGCGGTATTTTAAGCTATGAGAACAGCTACCGCATTGGCTCGACAGGTCAGACATTTTCCGCTTGTGCTCAAATCCGCTACACTTCACAGCCGGATATTGCCGACAAGCTGCGTGCTGCCGGTCTGA from Pararhizobium sp. IMCC3301 includes the following:
- a CDS encoding dihydrodipicolinate synthase family protein encodes the protein MKSAHSRFGLSVAIATPFDESGAIQKDLLFSHADKSLANGCDSITFFGTTGEGPSLTAAERAQLFKDAVAAGIAVDKMIAGVICNTVEEACRESANALEAGAKAVLLAPPHYFAGLEEDGIFGWYERVLAGLGSSARDVILYNIPSLTGVPVSIETITRLRDRFGPVIRGIKDSSANWQNTKPLVETHHNIDVLVGDERHLAPAVRLGAAGAIGGLANLFPMQVRELTQGKDNDFISQLVELVISEQVIVAIKTLLAAQMSEPVWNNVRLPLTGLTGERREALLARFAALKASFGID
- a CDS encoding ABC-F family ATP-binding cassette domain-containing protein, yielding MLSINSLTYRMAGRLLLEDASLSVPTGTKIGLVGKNGTGKTTLFKLITGDLAPESGSINLVRNARVGQVAQEAPGGPDSLLEFVLRADKERSALLEEAETATDPHRISDIYTRLGDIDAYSAEARAGTILSGLGFDAAAQLRPCSDFSGGWRMRVALAAVLFSAPDLLLLDEPTNYLDLEGTLWLQAYLKKYPHTIIIISHDRELLNESVEMIAHLEHRNITAYRGGYDVFEKTRREKQLLLEKGKVKHDAARKHMEAFVERFRYKASKAKQAQSRLKALEKMGTATTLIDETSLPIRFPPPEKVLAPPIMHFEQVSVGYTPGEPVLKNINLRIDDDDRIGLLGQNGNGKSTFAKLLAERLNAETGTITKPSKLKVAYFAQHQLDELKPAQSAFEHVRPLMPQAHESKVRSRVAQMGLGSDKMDTKVAKLSGGEKARLMLGLATFDGPHLLILDEPTNHLDIDSRQALVKALNDYPGAVVIVSHDRSLLDASVDRLWLVADGTIAPFEGDMDEYRRLILSGKSANTPAATAETEIVETELAQAPARPAISAQERRRDAAQKREALAPMRKKIKGLEAQIAKLNQEIARAEKALADPDLYTNDPGRVSALSKFRADAQKLLMSTEEEWLSLSDELESAMSEDA
- a CDS encoding YafY family protein, which encodes MRRADRLLQIIQILRRARRPYPASAIAEELEVSLRTIYRDIADLAGNRVPIRGEAGVGYILEDGYDVPPLMFTAAELEAIMLGMRMVQERGDDELKLGARDAIAKIAAVLPDHLKSTFIDAPLYAAEYGPKTTDRIDVAQIRFAMREQRKLKLAYRDENDVASERIIWPISIGYFRAARVVVSWCELRVDFRHFRTDRIDTMDVLEERYRPRRATLYADWWKLHIRPGDEKSSAQMSR
- a CDS encoding helix-turn-helix transcriptional regulator, with the protein product MLREYRIELGISLMEMAERIGCSVSTIAHYEKTGRDVSDELVEKIAYFLKLSPSRKASLLDARKLDLGGTLISENLVEEFRASRSRYKKFVENPGKGGIYYLSSKYREVNHE
- the ndk gene encoding nucleoside-diphosphate kinase, coding for MAIERTFSIIKPDATRRNLTGKVIAKFEDAGLRVIASKRIHMSKAQAEGFYAVHKDRPFFGELVEFMISEPVVVQVLEGEDAIARNREVMGATNPADADAGTIRKEFALSIGENSVHGSDAPETAAEEIKYFFSNDEIVG
- a CDS encoding ImmA/IrrE family metallo-endopeptidase codes for the protein MSDMRVSQKSSFEIEQVALSVRDLFGMYNDHCPEIVWALEAKLPTIIKEFALIPDGSALSPFEDAKTFYDPLRIELHESLYTGALSGVPLARHTLGHETGHVFLHRDQAKAWDMRRKEIKSREHSAEWQANEFSYHYLCPRHIVYQYESIEEIEHWLKVPRKLAERAFKEYSTKPREIPTYLRDILGF
- a CDS encoding VOC family protein, whose translation is MTGTSENPSIMSHVSIGVADFASAVAFYDAVLGSMGIRKIMSHKDAVAYGRDYPEFWVQIPQNGKAPSVGNGSHIGFFARSKDEVHGFWETALARGATPEGKPGPRPHYGESYYGCFLRDLDGHKIEAAFWDAELMK
- the purN gene encoding phosphoribosylglycinamide formyltransferase yields the protein MKQVAILISGRGSNMEALCQAAETTDSAYQVCRVLSNRPDAKGLQWASDHGFSTRVVDHRKFTSKAEFEAELNDDLNTAGADFVCLAGFMRLLSANFVQKWRGRLLNIHPSLLPSFPGLVPQQQALDAGVRISGCTVHFVSEDMDAGPIIVQTAVPVLPQDSEATLSKRILTAEHRTYAPALAAVCAGRVFWDGGSKATMSDEAGEPLHHYLDI
- a CDS encoding trans-aconitate 2-methyltransferase, whose product is MIDAAENGIYLDPDLARFYDLATTERADFNFCRKMAATAASVLDLGCGTGELAVSLAEGREVCGVDPASAMLEIARARAGADQVDFSLADARSVRLSRKFDLVVLTGHSFQVFLTDADQIAVLATIAAHLNPGGRFVFDSRNLAFPGSKTRDSNTNKRQLQHPEMGPVEAGNGSVYDEASGILSYENSYRIGSTGQTFSACAQIRYTSQPDIADKLRAAGLTVERWLGDWQGGEFEASCREIIPIGGLT
- a CDS encoding glutathione S-transferase N-terminal domain-containing protein, which gives rise to MTIRLYDLCGRDTSRRFSPYCWRIKKALDHKKLAYETIAVPFTAIAGIEGNDAKTVPMLCDGDRSITDSFAIAEYLDEAYPQTPKLIDGAQARAMSRFVEAWTYSALHPGIVRMVAKDIHDILDAENQAYFRKSREKSLKTTLEQLHADRDRHRQGFQTNLLALDLMLRRQPFIGGATPNFADFIVYGSLKWPAACSDYDVLPQKPRILDWYAHLDT
- a CDS encoding phosphodiester glycosidase family protein encodes the protein MISGPTGSCETVRFDGTRYTVCGFDPTTHDIRLFHRDDNGTGFADFAALETFLDSEGLQLSFAMNAGMYHADRDPVGLYVEQGIERSPVNQNEGPGNFHLLPNGVFYLVGSAAGILETQAYLTSGIEPDFATQSGPMLIIDGELHPRFLQDGTSRKIRNGVGIAADGRTIVFALSEDRVNFYDFARLFRDRFGAKNALYLDGSISRLYIRDLERSDPGRAMGPIVGVVATKPAP
- the purM gene encoding phosphoribosylformylglycinamidine cyclo-ligase, encoding MGDSEKSSSNGLSYRDAGVDIDAGNALVDDIKPLVKATRRPGADSELGGFGGLFDLKAAGFTDPILVAANDGVGTKLALAVEADRHQTIGIDLVAMCVNDLIVQGAEPLFFLDYYACGKLDRRVAASVIAGIADGCLQAGAALIGGETAEMPGLYRDGDYDLAGFCVGAVERGQILPRSDIAAGDLLLGLASSGIHSNGFSLVRKILSVSGADLSGPAEFAAERSLGEVLMEPTRIYVRAVLSTLRRSDGVKALAHITGGGFTENIPRVLPDDLCARIDLDEIPYPDVFKWLSKTGGVEESEMLRTFNCGIGLVLVIAAEDRDEILTALREAGETPVEMGSLQPRADGEEQVIYANHLPGYDA